A region from the Andrena cerasifolii isolate SP2316 chromosome 11, iyAndCera1_principal, whole genome shotgun sequence genome encodes:
- the Tum gene encoding rac GTPase activating protein tumbleweed — protein MTTLSLLASHDEVVRCTDVLVNGACEEEFLQFAINQEEMRQKWLASIQECQRLHSALEKAHQEAADLDRKLSHARRLLDEEKRKRRTVEEQRNSLERQMAMARDLLFNDGGRNLNDETREKLQFLNNTTLNGRPSNMHIKDLQNDKLNTIAELDSTGSILSDLSCFSKSEDDLDNSVIIQQSHKKREWKEHRPSGEYSTKKRRSALPTVAELNSSDRIVATTTVVMPKEGTITASSVIEAIPRDENTDPQGPLHSTRKRRKSGDRSKSKLTPVNTNEIHVDTTPSAPRADILTSGSDSEGIFKPSPNIGGYTLNTKSARGHNFVAKTVIKPEVCTPCDKRIRFGKVALKCRDCRATAHTECKDLVPLPCVPTGNTPTLRGTSGTIADYTPMIPPMVPSLVVHCINEVELRGMSEQGLYRVNGGASDVKCLKEKFLKGKGAPNLSDVDIPTICSTLKDFLRSLREPLITVGLWADFVRATTITDKQDADAALYQAISELPQPNRDTLAFLILHLQRVSSSPECKMPISNLAKVFGPTLVGYSCQEPSPTSLLSDTKNQVAIVENLLKIPSDYWANFVNPENLNNIGTHKTGELRHTPSIESLLKRSTSRGFFNTPLASGRTFMRKNKKYFATPPSRAGY, from the exons ATGACCACGTTATCGTTGTTGGCGAGCCACGATGAAGTGGTGCGATGTACGGACGTACTCGTGAACGGAGCCTGCGAAGAAG AATTTCTACAATTCGCGATTAATCAAGAGGAAATGAGGCAAAAATGGCTAGCGTCGATACAAGAATGTCAACGCCTTCACTCGGCCTTAGAAAAGGCTCATCAAGAAGCGGCAGATTTAGATAGAAAGTTGAGTCATGCTAGGAGACTCTTGGACGAGGAGAAGCGGAAGAGACGAACTGTTGAAGAGCAAAGAAATTCATTG GAAAGGCAAATGGCTATGGCTAGGGATCTTTTATTTAACGACGGCGGGAGGAATTTAAATGATGAGACACGGGAGAAGTTACAGTTCTTAAATAACACTACATTGAACGGACGCCCCAGTAACATGCATATTAAAGATTTACAGAATGATAA attaaaCACTATAGCGGAGCTGGACTCCACTGGCTCGATATTGAGCGACCTAAGTTGCTTCTCGAAGTCAGAAGATGACTTGGACAACAGTGTAATCATTCAGCAAAGTCACAAGAAACGCGAGTGGAAAGAACACAGACCGAGCGGCGAATATTCCACTAAAAAGCGTCGCAGCGCTTTACCAACGGTTGCGGAATTAAATTCATCCGATAGAATAGTAGCGACTACCACTGTAGTTATGCCCAAAGAAGGCACTATCACCGCGTCTTCTGTAATCGAGGCTATACCCAGGGACGAGAACACAGACCCGCAGGGTCCTTTACACAGTACGCGTAAAAGGCGCAAGAGTGGCGATCGCAGTAAATCTAAGTTGACACCTGTTAATACAAATGAAATACATGTCGATACTACT CCGTCTGCACCGAGAGCAGATATTCTTACATCAGGTTCAGATTCTGAAGGTATTTTCAAGCCTAGTCCAAATATAGGTGGATACACTTTGAATACAAAATCTGCTAGAGGTCATAATTTTGTAGCAAAGACAGTAATTAAACCAGAAGTCTGTACACCGTGCGACAAAAG AATTCGTTTTGGAAAAGTAGCTCTGAAATGTAGAGACTGCAGAGCTACTGCTCATACAGAGTGTAAAGATTTAGTACCATTGCCATGTGTGCCTACTGGAAACACTCCAACACTACGTGGCACATCG GGAACCATAGCAGACTATACACCTATGATTCCACCAATGGTACCGTCATTAGTTGTTCATTGCATTAATGAAGTGGAATTAAGGGGAATGAGTGAACAGGGATTATACAGAGTGAACGGTGGTGCATCAGATGTGAAATGTCTGAAAGAGAAGTTTCTCAAAGGCAAAGGAGCTCCGAATCTTTCTGACGTTGATATACCTACGATATGCTCCACTCTTAAAGATTTTCTCAG ATCACTGCGCGAACCATTAATCACTGTGGGCTTATGGGCAGACTTTGTTCGTGCTACTACTATTACTGATAAGCAGGACGCAGATGCTGCTTTGTACCAAGCAATTTCAGAACTACCTCAACCTAATAGAGATACACTTGCTTTCCTAATATTACATTTGCAAAGAGTGTCGAGTAGTCCTGAATGCAAAATGCCTATAAGTAACTTGGCCAAAGTTTTCGGGCCTACATTAGTCGGTTATAGCTGCCAAGAACCGTCACCTACTTCCTTGCTCAGCGATACGAAGAATCAAGTCGCG ATAGTTGAAAATTTACTGAAAATCCCCTCGGATTATTGGGCGAACTTTGTCAATCCTGAGAACTTAAATAACATTGGTACCCATAAAACGGGAGAACTAAGGCATACACCTTCTATAGAGTCTCTACTTAAACGTAGCACGTCTCGTGGCTTCTTCAATACTCCGCTTGCTTCTGG TCGGACGTTTATgaggaagaataaaaaatacttcGCGACACCTCCGTCTAGAGCAGGTTACTAA